Below is a window of uncultured Cohaesibacter sp. DNA.
TCGACAACATTGTCTCCATCCATGACGAAAATCGGCCAGATCAGATCATCAACGGTGAGGCTGTTCTCGCGGATCAGGCGCCGGGACCAGTCCGCATGCCTGTTCCTGCGCATCCTGCGCCCTCCGGTGATGGTGCCAATATCAAACATGGTGCTGACAGGGGTTTCCATGGAGGGCTTGGAGGAACGGGTCATCTTGATTGGTCCTTGGCAAATGAACGATCGGCAGCGGGCGATATGGTCATTGCGTCTTGTGCCGAAAATGATCATGAGAAAATCTGAACAATGCTTATCATATTCAGCGCTTAACAAAACTGACCAATTGGTAATGATGGAAAGCCTGTTGAAAGAGGCTGGGGCAAAAGGGGAGTTGTCCGCTGCTCTGGCCATCCCTCTTGATCGACATGTACGCACTCTATATGCCAAGGCAGGTAAACGCGGCCCCATCATGGTGCGAGCCTTTTACCCTCAAGCCAAGCCGGGCAAATGACAGGCAATGGCTTCCAGATATAGTGGCTAATATAGTGAGACATGATTTTGAGCGATATAGATTTTGAAAAACGCGGTTCTGTCGGATTGGTGCTTCTCAATCGGGCAAAAGCACTGAACGCGCTGACGATTGAAATGATCAAGGCGCTTTCCGCGCAGCTGGAAGCTTGGAAGACAGATGATGATGTGAAAGCCGTCATCCTGACCTCAACCAGTGAGCGGGCCTTTTCAGCCGGAGCTGATATCCGCTTTGTCTATAACAATCGCGCCAACCCGCCATATGAGTTTTTTCGCGTCGAATATCTGATGAATTGCGCCATGAAACGCTATCCCAAACCCTATATCTCACTCATTGACGGTATCGTGATGGGGGGAGGGGTCGGGCTGTCCTTTCACGGAAAATATGTTGCTGTTGGCAGCAAGACCATGTTCGCCATGCCCGAAACCGGCATTGGTTTCTTCCCCGATGTTGGCGGAGCCTATCTGCTGCCGCGCATGCCCGGAAAGCTCGGTATCTATTGCGGCCTGACCGGAGGTCGGCTCGGTCAGGCTGATTGCCTGAGGTCAGGGCTGGCAACCCATTGCATCGAACCGGACCATTTCCCCACCATCATCGAAGAGATTGCCAAGGGCCGAGATCCGGAAGAGACCCTTAAGGCTTACACATCGCACCCTCAGGGAACCGGGCTTGATGATGAAGCCCTCCATATCATTGAAGAGGCTTTTTCGGGGAACTCTGTCAGCGAGATCATTGCCAGACTGCAAGCCATGGCCCAGCCCTTCGCAAAGCAGACGCTTGACATGCTGCTGTCCCGCTCTCCCATGTCTGTTCACATTGCCTTCGAACAGATGAAGCGAGGCAGAGAAATGGAATTTGAAGACTGCATGCAGATGGAATATCGTATTCTGGAACATATCCTCAAGGGCAGTGATTTCTATGAGGGCGTGCGGGCGACGATCGTTGACAAGGATGGCGCTCCCGATTGGCAGCCATCTTCTTTTGGCGATGTTGCCGAGGAGGCGGTGCTTTCGCATTTCATGCCGCTCGAAGCCGAGCGGGAACTGTTCAAAGCCCGTTAAGTGAATTGCCAAACGCTGAACAACGACTATAACTTGTTTCAGCGTTTGGTCCCCGCGCCAGATGCTGTTGTTATTGCCTTGTTTCCGAAAGGGCGGGGTGACAATGCTCACAATCAAGAAATGAATTGCGACTGCCATGACACTCAGACTGACCGATAGCTCCCCGAAATACTGGGGCGACAATGTGCCTTTCTGGATGGTGGTGTTGGCGCGCGTCGGTAGCCTGTTTCTCATGTGCAGCGGCCTGTTCTACTGGCTTGATATCTTCGGCATGCTGGGAGTGAGTGGGCTGGAGCGGGGGATATGGATCGCCCCGGCGGCAAGAGTTCTGCTGGCCTGTTCTTTCCTCATTGCATCAGTCGGCGTCTGGCAACTGGGTTTCTGGGGCGTCGTTATGTGGGTGTTGAGTGCGGTAACCCAAACCTTTGCCATTTCTTTTCTGGATGATTTCAGCCGCTATGAAGTCTTGATCAATATCGTGCATCTGATCGGGCTCGTCGCCCTTGCCGTTTGCTGCGCCTGGCTGGTCTATCAGACCTCAAAAAAGCAGGAAATCTGAAAAGACACCGTTTGCGAATGGTTTTTCTGCATTTGGCAGAATTATGGACAAACATGTCCGCAGGTTTCTGCTCACCAAAAATGCCAATGACAAATAGGACGGTTTTTAACGACGATTTGGCCTGAGCGCTGCGTCGAGGCAATTGTCAGCTTTTAAATGCTGCAAAAAATCATATATTCAAGAAAGTTTTTGTTATTCAACCGTTAAAATAAAAATGCTGAATTACAGTCTTTATACGTTTAAATATCTCGTTTTGAACCATTGGCAAAGTATATATACGCAGTATGACCTATGTTTATATAATTCTATAACCAGATATTTACCAATAGAGCAAAACTCGACGTAAATTACCTACAATTGGTCCAATTAGGGCTTTGTTAAGTGTGTTGCTTAAGCAGATTTTATTTCGCGGCAGATAAGTTGGTCTCAACAAAGACGGGCTAACCGTCACCTAAAGTCAAAAACAAAACGAGGCTCAAACACATGATTACGTCACAACGCGCAGTGGAAACAGTTAGTGAAGCTGAGGGCGACGTAGAGCTTAAACCACTCTACATGGACGCACTCAGGCTCGTCGAACGCCTACATCGCAGACTCCTTGATGTCATCAAGGATGAATTTGAACGTCGTGGAAGAACCGACGTCAACAGCGTTCAGGCTTTGCTTTTGTTCAACATTGGCGATTCTGAAGTGACTGCTGGCGAATTGCGCTCCCGCGGATATTATCAGGGTTCCAACGTTTCCTACAATCTGAAGAAACTGGTTGATATGGGATATGTCAATCATGAGCGGTCGCGCGTCGATCGTCGTTCGGTCCGCATTTCGCTTTCCGACAAGGGGTTGGAAGTGCGTCATATCGTGAGTGAGCTGTATGAACGGCATATCGCCACCATCGAACAGGTCGGCGGCATCACGTCAGAAGATTTCGAGCTGCTGAACAAGTCTCTGCAACGCCTTGAACGCTTCTGGACCGATCAGATTCTCTATCGTCTTTAAGCAATTGCTCTGGAATGCCGTCCGGCAAGAGGCGGCAGGATTGGGCAGTAACAGTGAGCCTTGCGTGCACTGATCCTTCTGAAACGATGGCCAGACGAGTCTTGGCGACAACAGGCTCGTTCCTTGATGTTCAATACCCGACCAGTATTTGTTTCCCTCGCAGGGTTCGCCCTTGCGAGGTTTTTTTGTTGGCAAAAATGAAACACCCTGATGGCAATTCGAAATGAGAAGTGGGGTGAAATCACCAAGATCCTGAATTTGCCACAATCTGTTGCCAAGCCGGATCAGGAAAAATCGGTAGCAATCAAGAGCGTTGCGGCAAAAAATGATCAGCAAGGCGCAATTGGGTCTTCAAACATCGCCATAGGAACACTAGACTGTCCGATGTTGGCTGCAATTCCTTCTAAGATCATTGCATGAATTGCCTAAACCGTTTGAAAAACACTATAAACTGATTTTGAATCAGCATGATGCTATCTGCAAGATTCGGCTTTAAAGAGACTGATGGCGAAAGAAACCATGAAAAACACCAAATCGGGGCTGACTGAGATCGTGACAAACCTGAAAATGAGTCGCCGCAAATTCCTGTCAACGGGGTCCCAGATCCTGGCTGGATTTGCAACAGTTGCTTCTGCACCTGCTTTTGCACAGGGGGTCAACCCGATTGATGAGGTGTTGAGCCAAAGCCCGGTCGAATGGGGGGATCGTTTCGATACACCCGGTCAGACCGTCGCCGCGGTCCGCACAGCAGAGCCGACATTGTCGCCTTCTACTGCCACGAATATCGAAAATGCCATGCAGATCTATTATGGCATCGTCCAGCGTGGTGGCTGGCCAATTGTTCCTGATGACGCAGCGCTTTCGCTTGGCCACAAATCCGAAGCGGTTGTCATCTTGCGCGATCGCCTCAGCATGTCAGGGGATCTGACACAGAATGACGGCGTCCGGGATGTCTTCGATTCCTATGTCGATGCGGCTGTCCGGCGCTTTCAGTCCCGCCATGGCATTCAGCCCGATGGCGTCATTGGCAAGGAAACCTTCGCCGCAATGAATGTGCCGGTCGAGGTTCGTTTGCGTCAGCTTGAAACCAATCTGGTGCGCGTGCGTTCCATGTCGGGCTTCCTCGGGCAGCGCTACGTGATGGTCAATATCCCGGCGGCGGAAATCGAAACCGTCGAAGATGGTCTCGTCCATTCCCGTCATACCGCTGTTGTCGGCAAGATCGACCGGCAGACGCCTGTGCTCAAGAGCAAGATTCACGAGATCAACTTTAACCCATATTGGCATGTGCCCGAGAGCATCATCCGCAAGGATCTGATCCCGAAAATGCTCAAGGATCCCAACTATCTTCGTGATAACAAGATCCATATTCGCGATCTCAGGAACAATATCGAGCTCGATGCATCGCAAGTGGACTGGACGACCAACGAAGCGCTGAATTACCAGTTCCGTCAGGAGCCGGGTGCCAAGAATTCGATGGGGTCGATCAAGATCAACTTCCACAACAAATATTCTGTCTATCTGCATGATACGCCGTCCAAGACCCTGTTTGGCAACAGCTACCGTTTCCATTCCTCGGGCTGCGTGCGCGTGCAGAATGTGCGCGAATTCGTGGTTTGGGTTCTCGAAGATACGCCCGGTTGGGATCGTTTCGCCATTGACGAAGTCATCAAGTCAGGCGAGCGAGAAGATGTTCAGGTCAAGGGCAATGTGCCCATCTATATGACCTACATTACGGCCTGGGCGACAAATGAAGGCATGATTCACTTCCGTGAAGACATTTATGACCGCGATGGCCTAACCGCCATGAGCCCGGAAAACACGCCAGTACAGGGATAATGCTTCATGTCCGAACCGAAGCCCGGTGAAATCTACATTGAATTCACAGCCATCGGCCAGCAGGTCAAGGCCGTTGCGGTTGATGCATCCACCGGTGTAGAGGTCAGCGTGTTCGGTCCGGCCTCCGTTTCCCGTCAGGATTTGCAAAATCTGGCCGTGCGCAAGTTGAAGCGTCGGCTGGAGCAGTTGGGCAACGGTTAAGCGCCTGACAAATCGCAAAAAGGCATTCTTGCACGAATGACCGTGATCAGCATGAAACGACCACAAATCCATCTTGGGTTTGTGGTCTTTGTGTGCTAAATCGACGGCACATACGAAACATGAGTGCAAAATAGTGTTCATAGTGTTGCTGTTTTGCGCTCAATATTGCCGTGATCAGTCAAATATTAAAGGCAGACGCGGAAGGGCATTTGTGATAGCCAATTGCCTCTAGCTCTGATTTATGATCGCCCAACAAACGCGAAGGGGTATTGTTCCATGTCATCAAACGAAGGTGCCAATTCGGGAGCGATTTTCCCGGAATTCTTCACCCGCGATCTCGAAGCTTCCGATCCGGCCGTTGCCGCTGCAATTGACAGCGAGCTTGGTCGCCAGAAGCATGAGATCGAGTTGATC
It encodes the following:
- a CDS encoding enoyl-CoA hydratase/isomerase family protein is translated as MSDIDFEKRGSVGLVLLNRAKALNALTIEMIKALSAQLEAWKTDDDVKAVILTSTSERAFSAGADIRFVYNNRANPPYEFFRVEYLMNCAMKRYPKPYISLIDGIVMGGGVGLSFHGKYVAVGSKTMFAMPETGIGFFPDVGGAYLLPRMPGKLGIYCGLTGGRLGQADCLRSGLATHCIEPDHFPTIIEEIAKGRDPEETLKAYTSHPQGTGLDDEALHIIEEAFSGNSVSEIIARLQAMAQPFAKQTLDMLLSRSPMSVHIAFEQMKRGREMEFEDCMQMEYRILEHILKGSDFYEGVRATIVDKDGAPDWQPSSFGDVAEEAVLSHFMPLEAERELFKAR
- a CDS encoding MarR family winged helix-turn-helix transcriptional regulator, whose product is MITSQRAVETVSEAEGDVELKPLYMDALRLVERLHRRLLDVIKDEFERRGRTDVNSVQALLLFNIGDSEVTAGELRSRGYYQGSNVSYNLKKLVDMGYVNHERSRVDRRSVRISLSDKGLEVRHIVSELYERHIATIEQVGGITSEDFELLNKSLQRLERFWTDQILYRL
- a CDS encoding L,D-transpeptidase family protein, with protein sequence MKNTKSGLTEIVTNLKMSRRKFLSTGSQILAGFATVASAPAFAQGVNPIDEVLSQSPVEWGDRFDTPGQTVAAVRTAEPTLSPSTATNIENAMQIYYGIVQRGGWPIVPDDAALSLGHKSEAVVILRDRLSMSGDLTQNDGVRDVFDSYVDAAVRRFQSRHGIQPDGVIGKETFAAMNVPVEVRLRQLETNLVRVRSMSGFLGQRYVMVNIPAAEIETVEDGLVHSRHTAVVGKIDRQTPVLKSKIHEINFNPYWHVPESIIRKDLIPKMLKDPNYLRDNKIHIRDLRNNIELDASQVDWTTNEALNYQFRQEPGAKNSMGSIKINFHNKYSVYLHDTPSKTLFGNSYRFHSSGCVRVQNVREFVVWVLEDTPGWDRFAIDEVIKSGEREDVQVKGNVPIYMTYITAWATNEGMIHFREDIYDRDGLTAMSPENTPVQG
- a CDS encoding serine hydroxymethyltransferase — encoded protein: MSEPKPGEIYIEFTAIGQQVKAVAVDASTGVEVSVFGPASVSRQDLQNLAVRKLKRRLEQLGNG